In Candidatus Hydrogenedentota bacterium, the genomic stretch AGGACGGCCCTTCCGCCGGCACGGCGCTGATCGTGTCCATGGTTTCGGCCCTGCGCGGCGTGGCGCCGACCGCGGCGCTTTCGATGACCGGCGAAATCACGCTGCTGGGCCGGGTGCTGCCCGTGGGCGGGATTAAGGAGAAGGTCCTGGCGGCGCACCGGGCGGGGGTGAAGACGGTGCTGCTGCCGCGCGAAAACGAGAAGGACCTGCCCGACGTGCCCGCGGAGGTGCGGGACGCGCTGGACATCCGCTTTGTGGACCAGGTGGGCGAGGTGCTGGCGGTGGCCTTTCCGCCGGCGCGCCGCCGGTCTTCGCGCCGTGCCGGGGGATCGTGACCCGTGCGCGTGAACTCGGTACAGTTTGTTGTGAGCGCCCTCGATCCCCGGCAGTATCCGCGGGACCGGCGCCCCGAAATCGCGTTTGTGGGCCGTTCGAATGTGGGGAAGTCGTCGCTGCTGAATACGCTGCTGGGGCGCAAGGGGCTCGCGAAGACCAGCTCCACCCCCGGCAAGACGCAGACGCTGAACTTCTTCGACGTGAACGAGCGCTTCTATTTCGTTGATCTGCCGGGCTACGGCTTCGCCAAGGCGCCGAAGAGCATGAAGGACGCGTGGAACCAGGTGCTGGCGGAGTACCTGCGCACACGCGACACCCTGCGCCTGGTGGTATCGCTTGTGGATGCGCGCCACAAGCCGAGCGCGCTCGATGTGGAGATGCTGCACCT encodes the following:
- the yihA gene encoding ribosome biogenesis GTP-binding protein YihA/YsxC — encoded protein: MRVNSVQFVVSALDPRQYPRDRRPEIAFVGRSNVGKSSLLNTLLGRKGLAKTSSTPGKTQTLNFFDVNERFYFVDLPGYGFAKAPKSMKDAWNQVLAEYLRTRDTLRLVVSLVDARHKPSALDVEMLHLLEEAEVPTLVVATKIDKLKRSQRNPAFKSIRETLDLHDDMLVLPFSSETKEGVKELWQVIAEQL